The nucleotide window TATGTTTGGCAAGCGGGCCTGATGGAGATGATGGGAGAACATCCACCGTTGGAATACGTTTCATTGGGTAGACACCGATTCGTGCTGTTCCGCCACAATCAATTACAACGCACATCATTTCTTCTTCGGGAATGGAATTTTTAAAACCATCCACTGCTTCTGCTCCAGACAATTCTGCTATTTTTTTAGCGACCGGGTGAATGCCGCCACCAGTGATAGAAACTACTTTTGTTCTTGGTTCGCTAGGAGCTAGGTCGAGCCCGGTCCCCCAGCCACCTTGGCCTTTATTTACATGAATTGATTGATACATTTTATTTGCCTCCTATCTATCTCAGACTTTTTCTTTTCGAATGAGGAATTTCGTAATGGTTTCGGTAATAATACCGCGCATTAAGATAACAACTATACCTGCTAAAAAGTAACGTACAGCAAGGCTTGACATACTATAACCAGCTTCAGCAACCCCATTGGCAATTCCTAAGTAAACAAATAATTCGCCAGCATTGGCATAAGGGAAAAGCCCGGTTACTGGGTGTAAAAACGAAACAACGGAGTCATAAAATGCAGGTTTTTGATGTTCTTTTACAAAACGACCAAACGTATAAGCCATTGGATTAGTTAGCATCAAAACAGATAAAACTGGCATAAGCGTATAACGCAAAATCATATTTTTAGCAGAAAATTGGATTGCTCGGTTGACTCGTTCTTCCCCGATAAAAGCAATGATCGAGTAAGTAAAAGTTAAAAGGACAATTAAAAGTGGGACAATTCCCGTCATAAAGCTTACAAACTGTTTTCCACCAGCCTCAAATAGGCCGATAAAGTTGGTTCCAAACCATTCAATATAATTCACTAGGAAACACTCCTTTTTTAATTAATTAAAGCGCTTTCATACAACTGTTAACTGTTTTAATGATTGCTTTTTCTTGGATAGAATTCTTTTTCTTGTTTGTTAACTCCGTGAGAATTTCAGATAGTTCTTTGTGATGGTAATCAGTAAAAGTTTTGAATTTTGCGAAAATGGTCTTTCCAGTTAAAATCTGACATTCATGGACGATTTGTTTTTCATTTACAACGAGAATTGCAACCGCACTGGAACGGAATTTCCATCGTTCCATTTCAGAATAAAGGTGATAGCCGATTTTTCCAGCATATTTTGTTGCGACTTTATTCATATGGTGTTGATAATAACGCACTTGGAAAAATGCTAACAATGTCTGGGCAATAAAAATAAGGGAAGCAATTAGAACGATATTCATCTATTTTCCTCCTTATAATTGGCGGGAAGAGGGGAAACGGCTATTCCCGCCATCCGAAATTAATTACTAAAAGTTTCGTCTTGAAGTTTTCTAAGTTTCCAAACCGTAGTTGATTCATCTAAAGTGACATCTTCTTCAGTAATGAAAGTACCGGTTTTGATATTGCGACGCGCTACTACTTCACCGCTAATTAAGCCGATTGGAATATGACCATTTGTTGCCATGTCGGTATGAGTTTCAAGGACGCCGCGAACGCAGAAGCCACCGATTCCGTCTAGTCTTTCGCCAGATGGAATGTCTTTTTTGGCAACAGCAACTGTTTCAGAAATAGGTGCGCCTTTTGGTACGATAGCGTGGTCGTGATTAAGTACGGCCTTAGCGATAGTTAATGGTGTTTCAAGGCTTGCTAAGTGATATGGGCGATAAAGAATGTGATGATCACGGTCACCTTTTTTCATTAAGTAGCTTAGTTCGTGACTAACGCCTTCATTTTGCCCTTTAACAATAACGAATACGCCGGGTGCCAAGCCATCAACATATTCGACGACGCCAAATTTATTTAAGATTCCACCTTGTTCTTTTAAATCTAAGTCTTTAATAACAGAATCAACATCTCCGGAAATACCGTGCATTCCGACCACATCAGGAACGTAACCAATTGCATTAGAAAGCAAATTCATTTCAGCCATGGTTTTTGTGCCATCTTGGAAAGCAGCTAGCATATGAGAGGCCATATTTTTTTCATCCGCTTCCACTTGGCAACTGTCTGGATTGGCGCTGATTTTTAGTTTGTTATTTTTCCCTTTTCCAGCGACAAGTACTTCCATACCCATAGATTTGGAAAATTCGTAAAGTTCAGTGATTGCAGCGGGTTCGTCGCCATCAGAACCGGTATACACTAAGCCAGCACTGTCGTAAAGTTTTTTCATCAGTGGCCCAATTGTTATATCAATTTCGACGTTTAATAATACTAGTTGCTTTTTAGCAAGTAAGGTTTCTAGGGAAATTTTTGCACCGACTTCTGGGACACCAGTGGCATCAACAATCACTTCTACCTGATCAGAATGAATAATTTCTTTAAAGTCATTGGATAATAGAATTTTTTCTTTTTTAGCAGCGGTGGCATTATACGCATCAGCGGCTTTTTTGGCAGCTTCCACATGGATATCACTAATACCAACTACACTCATACCTGGAATAGCGGCGATTTGTGAAATCATCCCGAATCCCATTTGACCGGTGCCGATAACTCCGACACGAATAGGATTATTTTCTTGTTCACGAGCAAGTAACTGTCTGTATAAAGTCATTTCAAGTTCCTCCTAGTAATCGTTTTCATTTATTAAAATAAAATTCCGGATGAAGCTGTTTTATTTTAATGAATGAACATCGACATTTGTCACCACTGGTGACAAATGTCTTATTTCACAAATTAAATATAACATTTAAACATTTTCTCGTCAATGAAATATTGTACATTTTTATTTTTGAACAAATAAAAAAAGCTCAAACTGCTTGGGACAGAGAGCTTTTTGCTTGCTTGAATTTTTTTAGGTTAATAGATTAATTAATCTTTGTTTTGAAGAATGTATTCAGCCATTCTATCAGTTATCACAATCACATCTATTAATCCAGCAGTGAGTGCAGCTTCTAGGGCGTCTTTTTTATGTAGTCCATTTGCAAGTGCAACAACAGTAGGGATGTTTTTTAATTCTTCCAAACTTAAGCCGATTACGTGCGTATTAATTTTTGTGTTAGCTTCTTTGCCGTTTGCTGTGTAGAAACGAGAATTAATGTCGCCAATGACATCTTTGTAACGTAATTCTTCTATAATTTCTGGGGTAATATAGCCGATTTCTTCCATTGTGCTGTGGTTATAAGGGCTAGAAATTCCAACTATCGCCATATCTACTTTTTTTCCTTCTTCTAGGACTTCACTAATATATTTATTTTTGGATAAATCGTTTTTCATTTCGGTATCTTCTACAAGAGCAGGGGCGTAAAGATATTTAGAATGACACTTCATTTTCTTTTTTAAATCATAGCAAATTTGGTTGGAGTGGAGGTCAATGTCGCTAGAGCCCATTCCGCCAATAAGTGGAATAATCGTTAAATCTTTGTGCGGAGTATAGGGGAATTCATTGGCGAATTTGCGGATTGTTTTTCCCCAAGAGATCCCGAGGGTGTTAACTTTTGCGATGCGTTTACTAAGCGTGTAAGCAGCTTCTTTAGCGAGAAAATTTAATGCTTCTTCTTCGGACATATCATGTGTTGCAACTACAATCGCTTCTTCTAGTCCGAATTTTTCTTCTAATTTTTGCTCTAAATCGACTGTGTAATAAGTTTCGTCTTTGATAAAGATTTCAACAATTCCTAAATCTTTGGCACGTTGTAGTGTTTTGGAAATGATTGACCTAGATATCCCGACTTTTTTGGCAATTTGTGCTTGGGTCCAACCGTAATGGTAATACCAGGTAGCGATTTTCACCATATCTCTTTTTTCTTCCCATTTCATCTTTATTACCTCCATTCTATATAATAACGGAACAAAAGTTATATGCCGTCACAAATGTTTTATGCTAATAGTATCATATAATCCGCTTTATGCAAAGTTGGGGAGGGATTTTTATTTGTGACAAAATAACAAACGCTAACTTGCCTAGTGTTGGAGCCTTTTTCGTGAATAGTTAGGGAGTTTGTGAGGGAAATAGCATCTTTTTCTTCTCTAGGGAGAAATTCAGCCAGCTTCGGCATGGTATTATAAATTGAGTTTTAAAGCAGTCTTTTTGCTAAAAACACTTCAAGATTAATCCACTACCTTTAAGGAGATTGAAAAAATGAAAATGAAATGGAAGATATCTCTACTGCTGGTTTTATTATTTGCGCTGATTATTCCAGTTTATACAAGTGCGGTAGAAACAGAAGGACATACTACTAATGAATTAGAGGCTACCGAAGAAGTAAATGATATAGAAGATGGTGTGGAAGAATCTGATCCAATCGGAGTGTCGCCAGAAGTATTATTACCAGTAGACCCCCAAAAGATAGATGAAACTAACGAGTATAGCTCCAAAGCATTAACAAAAGAAAAATCTTTACTTACTACAGAACAAAAAAAAGTAACTGCAATCCCAACTGGTAGCACGATTGCTACTGTTTTTCCGGATGCAGAAATGGCG belongs to Listeria ivanovii subsp. ivanovii and includes:
- a CDS encoding PTS glucitol/sorbitol transporter subunit IIC, with translation MNYIEWFGTNFIGLFEAGGKQFVSFMTGIVPLLIVLLTFTYSIIAFIGEERVNRAIQFSAKNMILRYTLMPVLSVLMLTNPMAYTFGRFVKEHQKPAFYDSVVSFLHPVTGLFPYANAGELFVYLGIANGVAEAGYSMSSLAVRYFLAGIVVILMRGIITETITKFLIRKEKV
- a CDS encoding transcriptional regulator GutM, which encodes MNIVLIASLIFIAQTLLAFFQVRYYQHHMNKVATKYAGKIGYHLYSEMERWKFRSSAVAILVVNEKQIVHECQILTGKTIFAKFKTFTDYHHKELSEILTELTNKKKNSIQEKAIIKTVNSCMKAL
- a CDS encoding NAD(P)H-dependent oxidoreductase; its protein translation is MTLYRQLLAREQENNPIRVGVIGTGQMGFGMISQIAAIPGMSVVGISDIHVEAAKKAADAYNATAAKKEKILLSNDFKEIIHSDQVEVIVDATGVPEVGAKISLETLLAKKQLVLLNVEIDITIGPLMKKLYDSAGLVYTGSDGDEPAAITELYEFSKSMGMEVLVAGKGKNNKLKISANPDSCQVEADEKNMASHMLAAFQDGTKTMAEMNLLSNAIGYVPDVVGMHGISGDVDSVIKDLDLKEQGGILNKFGVVEYVDGLAPGVFVIVKGQNEGVSHELSYLMKKGDRDHHILYRPYHLASLETPLTIAKAVLNHDHAIVPKGAPISETVAVAKKDIPSGERLDGIGGFCVRGVLETHTDMATNGHIPIGLISGEVVARRNIKTGTFITEEDVTLDESTTVWKLRKLQDETFSN
- a CDS encoding sugar-binding transcriptional regulator, with amino-acid sequence MKWEEKRDMVKIATWYYHYGWTQAQIAKKVGISRSIISKTLQRAKDLGIVEIFIKDETYYTVDLEQKLEEKFGLEEAIVVATHDMSEEEALNFLAKEAAYTLSKRIAKVNTLGISWGKTIRKFANEFPYTPHKDLTIIPLIGGMGSSDIDLHSNQICYDLKKKMKCHSKYLYAPALVEDTEMKNDLSKNKYISEVLEEGKKVDMAIVGISSPYNHSTMEEIGYITPEIIEELRYKDVIGDINSRFYTANGKEANTKINTHVIGLSLEELKNIPTVVALANGLHKKDALEAALTAGLIDVIVITDRMAEYILQNKD